The Vibrio sp. SNU_ST1 genome has a segment encoding these proteins:
- a CDS encoding PilZ domain-containing protein, with protein sequence MLERRKFSRVIYQVPTEISQGQVNVSGSVQDLSLHGLLIQCDKCQQLRSDIPVQVSFKLENSDINIQLEATIVSTINTSMRLRIEHLDIDSISHLKRLVELNVGDDELLYREIEHLTDLGNE encoded by the coding sequence ATGCTTGAAAGACGTAAATTTTCACGAGTTATTTATCAAGTTCCGACTGAGATTTCACAAGGACAAGTAAATGTATCAGGCTCAGTGCAAGACCTATCTCTTCATGGTTTACTCATTCAATGTGATAAATGTCAGCAACTCAGATCTGATATTCCTGTTCAAGTCAGCTTTAAGCTCGAAAACAGTGATATCAATATTCAGTTAGAAGCAACGATAGTCTCGACCATCAATACCTCAATGCGTTTACGTATAGAGCATTTAGATATTGATAGTATCAGCCACCTTAAGCGCCTTGTGGAACTTAACGTCGGCGACGATGAACTGCTTTATAGAGAGATTGAACACCTTACCGATTTAGGTAATGAGTGA
- a CDS encoding DUF2799 domain-containing protein, whose protein sequence is MKKIIALFAVTFSLAGCSANVQDLAAEGSWQEIGYRDGIKGHTQRSYSDMAELGGVDQASYTEGYHLGVTEYCNPNHAYQIGLSGQVYEGVCSGTEDAQRFRMEWQRGWDEFSNDY, encoded by the coding sequence ATGAAAAAAATAATCGCACTATTCGCCGTGACATTTAGCCTTGCAGGATGCAGCGCCAATGTTCAAGATTTAGCAGCCGAAGGCAGTTGGCAAGAGATTGGCTATCGTGATGGTATCAAAGGCCACACTCAGCGTTCTTATTCAGATATGGCCGAGCTTGGCGGAGTCGATCAAGCGAGTTACACAGAAGGTTACCATTTAGGTGTGACTGAATATTGTAATCCGAACCATGCTTATCAGATTGGTTTATCTGGTCAGGTGTATGAAGGCGTGTGTTCTGGGACGGAAGACGCTCAACGTTTCCGTATGGAATGGCAACGTGGCTGGGATGAGTTCTCAAACGACTATTAA
- a CDS encoding anhydro-N-acetylmuramic acid kinase encodes MDHKELYIGVMSGTSMDGVDTALVSIEDSRITLLAHDEFPMPDDLKSRLLEVCIGQKTDLIAIGELDHQLGHLFADAVLQLLDKSGTPASYVTAIGNHGQTVFHQPTGDSPFTMQLGDANIIAAKTQIQTVADFRRKDMALGGQGAPLVPAFHHTIFHPRDSSVVVLNIGGISNISVLRPNQHTLGYDTGPGNMLMDAWINKHTGEKFDRDAQFALKGQLNQALLEQLLNESYLSQMPPKSTGRERFNLPWLEQQLTEFKGLAAEEVQRTLCEYTALTIANEVENYRLGNQPALYVCGGGTRNPLLMKRLSELLPSWEVESTTSKGVDADYMEAMAFAWLAQRHIHKLPSNLPEVTGASRAASLGVLYRAD; translated from the coding sequence ATGGATCATAAAGAACTGTATATCGGTGTGATGTCGGGAACGAGTATGGACGGTGTTGATACCGCCTTAGTTTCGATTGAAGATTCGCGCATCACATTACTCGCTCATGATGAGTTCCCAATGCCTGATGATCTCAAATCGCGTTTGCTTGAAGTTTGTATTGGTCAGAAAACAGATTTGATTGCCATTGGCGAACTAGACCACCAGCTTGGTCATCTATTTGCTGATGCGGTTCTGCAACTTCTCGACAAGTCAGGTACGCCTGCATCTTATGTGACTGCGATTGGTAACCATGGCCAAACAGTATTCCACCAGCCAACCGGTGATTCACCATTTACCATGCAATTGGGTGACGCCAATATCATTGCCGCTAAAACACAGATTCAAACAGTCGCTGATTTCAGACGCAAAGACATGGCGCTTGGCGGACAAGGTGCACCATTAGTACCAGCGTTTCACCATACGATTTTTCACCCGAGAGACAGCTCGGTTGTGGTGTTGAACATTGGTGGTATCTCGAATATTTCAGTATTGCGCCCGAATCAGCATACTCTTGGCTATGATACTGGCCCAGGCAATATGTTGATGGACGCTTGGATTAATAAACACACGGGTGAGAAGTTTGACCGTGATGCGCAATTCGCACTTAAAGGTCAACTCAATCAAGCTTTACTCGAACAACTGTTGAACGAATCTTATCTATCTCAAATGCCACCCAAAAGCACTGGCAGGGAGCGATTTAATCTACCGTGGCTAGAGCAACAATTAACAGAATTTAAAGGCCTTGCAGCAGAAGAGGTTCAGCGCACACTTTGTGAATACACCGCATTGACGATAGCGAATGAAGTGGAAAACTATCGCTTGGGTAACCAACCGGCACTCTATGTGTGTGGCGGCGGTACGAGAAATCCATTGTTGATGAAGAGACTGTCTGAACTGCTTCCTAGCTGGGAGGTTGAGTCGACGACCAGTAAGGGTGTTGATGCCGATTACATGGAAGCTATGGCCTTTGCGTGGCTTGCTCAACGTCATATTCATAAACTGCCAAGTAATTTACCAGAAGTCACTGGCGCAAGCAGGGCGGCCTCTCTAGGCGTTCTCTATCGTGCAGATTAA
- the murQ gene encoding N-acetylmuramic acid 6-phosphate etherase, translated as MSNDALISALSHLVSEGRNPDTMDIDLLTSLEVVEKINQQDKQVPLAIEAELPQIAKAVDKIAHAFQNGGRLIYMGAGTSGRLGVLDASECPPTFGVSDKMVIGLIAGGPEAILKAKEGAEDSLTLGIEDLKAIQFSENDVVVGIAASGRTPYVIGALNYANQLGAVTVALSCNPDSPIAEIAQIAISPVVGPEALTGSTRLKSGTAQKLVLNMLTTASMIRIGKSYQNLMVDVKATNEKLVARAARIVIQATECDKALAVSTLKTTDYDVKLSILMILTGLDLELAKAQLDKQNGFLRKAVENNQ; from the coding sequence ATGAGTAACGACGCTCTCATATCAGCGCTCTCGCACCTCGTTTCGGAGGGGAGAAACCCTGACACTATGGATATTGATCTGCTCACCTCTCTCGAAGTGGTTGAAAAGATTAACCAACAAGATAAACAAGTGCCTTTAGCGATCGAAGCAGAACTGCCACAGATCGCTAAAGCGGTTGATAAGATCGCTCATGCCTTTCAAAACGGTGGCCGACTGATTTATATGGGTGCAGGTACCAGTGGTCGATTAGGCGTGTTAGATGCCTCAGAATGCCCACCGACTTTTGGCGTTTCAGACAAAATGGTTATCGGCTTAATCGCTGGCGGACCAGAAGCGATTTTAAAAGCCAAAGAGGGAGCGGAAGATTCGCTGACTCTCGGTATTGAAGACCTCAAAGCGATTCAGTTTTCAGAAAATGATGTCGTGGTGGGTATTGCAGCGAGCGGTCGTACACCTTACGTGATTGGTGCACTCAATTACGCCAATCAGCTTGGCGCGGTGACGGTTGCGCTGTCTTGTAACCCTGATTCACCGATAGCTGAGATCGCTCAAATCGCGATAAGCCCAGTGGTTGGCCCGGAGGCCTTGACTGGATCAACACGACTCAAATCAGGTACAGCACAAAAGCTAGTGCTTAATATGCTCACCACTGCGAGCATGATTCGTATTGGTAAGAGCTATCAGAACCTGATGGTCGACGTAAAGGCGACCAACGAAAAACTGGTTGCCCGCGCTGCTCGCATCGTTATCCAAGCAACTGAGTGTGACAAAGCACTGGCAGTCTCGACACTAAAAACGACTGATTACGATGTGAAATTGTCTATTTTGATGATTCTAACAGGGCTAGATTTAGAATTGGCCAAGGCTCAGCTTGATAAGCAAAATGGCTTCTTGAGAAAAGCAGTCGAGAATAATCAGTAA
- a CDS encoding carbon starvation protein A has translation MMWFLTCVAALIGGYFIYGAFIEKIFGVNEKRQTPAHTKQDGVDFVPMSTPKVYLVQLLNIAGVGPIFGPIMGALYGPAAMLWIVLGCIFAGAVHDYFSGMLSIRNGGASVPTITGRYLGNGAKHFMNIFAIVLLLLVGVVFVSAPAGMITNLVNDQTDFVMSTSTMVVIIFAYYIIATIVPVDKIIGRFYPLFGALLIFMSVGLITAIGLSDEHQIMGGFEMKDMFTNMNPNDLPLWPALFITIACGAISGFHATQSPLMARCMENEKNGRFVFYGAMIGEGIIALIWCALALSFFGSVESLSDAIANGGPGNVVYSASFGLLGVFGGILAFLGVVILPITSGDTAFRSSRLILAEYFNMEQKTLRNRLLMALPLFVLGGILTQVDFGIIWRYFGFANQSTAVMMLWTASAYLLRHNKLHWVTTVPAVFMTSVCITFILNNSQLGFGLPMQISTIIGVVSAFGIAAYVIKISKGKGDIDLADEESEKEAKPVTKTA, from the coding sequence ATGATGTGGTTTCTTACCTGTGTTGCAGCACTCATTGGTGGCTACTTTATTTACGGTGCCTTTATCGAAAAGATTTTCGGTGTCAATGAAAAGCGCCAAACACCCGCTCACACCAAGCAAGATGGCGTGGACTTTGTTCCAATGTCGACGCCAAAGGTTTACCTAGTTCAACTGCTTAACATTGCAGGTGTAGGTCCAATCTTCGGCCCTATCATGGGTGCCCTTTACGGCCCAGCAGCAATGCTTTGGATCGTGCTAGGTTGTATCTTCGCAGGTGCTGTACACGACTACTTCTCAGGTATGTTATCTATCCGTAATGGCGGTGCTTCGGTTCCAACTATCACTGGACGTTACCTAGGCAATGGCGCAAAACACTTTATGAACATCTTTGCCATTGTTCTACTGCTTCTTGTTGGTGTGGTTTTCGTTTCTGCTCCAGCAGGCATGATCACTAACCTAGTGAACGACCAAACTGATTTCGTGATGTCTACAAGCACTATGGTTGTTATCATCTTTGCTTACTACATCATTGCAACGATTGTCCCTGTCGATAAAATCATTGGTCGCTTCTACCCACTGTTCGGTGCACTACTTATCTTTATGTCTGTTGGCCTAATCACTGCGATTGGCCTATCTGACGAGCACCAAATCATGGGTGGATTCGAGATGAAAGACATGTTCACTAACATGAACCCGAATGACCTACCACTTTGGCCTGCTCTATTCATCACTATCGCTTGTGGTGCTATTTCTGGCTTTCACGCAACTCAGTCTCCTTTGATGGCACGTTGTATGGAAAACGAGAAAAACGGTCGCTTCGTATTCTACGGTGCAATGATTGGTGAAGGCATCATCGCTCTAATCTGGTGTGCACTTGCTCTGTCGTTCTTCGGTTCTGTTGAGTCTTTGTCTGACGCGATTGCAAACGGCGGCCCAGGTAACGTGGTATACAGCGCTTCATTTGGCCTACTGGGTGTATTTGGCGGTATCCTTGCTTTCCTTGGCGTGGTTATCCTACCGATCACTTCAGGTGACACTGCGTTCCGTTCAAGCCGTCTTATCCTTGCTGAATACTTTAACATGGAACAGAAAACTCTGCGTAACCGCCTACTAATGGCTCTACCATTGTTCGTTCTTGGTGGCATCCTGACTCAAGTCGATTTCGGTATTATCTGGCGCTACTTCGGTTTTGCTAACCAATCAACGGCAGTAATGATGTTATGGACAGCTTCAGCTTACCTACTTCGTCACAATAAACTGCACTGGGTAACAACGGTTCCAGCGGTGTTCATGACGTCTGTGTGTATTACATTCATCCTGAACAATAGCCAGTTAGGCTTCGGTCTACCAATGCAAATCTCAACCATCATTGGCGTGGTGAGTGCATTCGGTATTGCGGCTTACGTTATCAAGATTTCAAAAGGCAAAGGTGATATCGACCTTGCTGATGAAGAATCAGAAAAGGAAGCAAAGCCCGTAACAAAAACAGCTTAG
- a CDS encoding 3-deoxy-7-phosphoheptulonate synthase yields the protein MQKSELSNVNIIDEQVLITPEELKAKLPLSDNARRFIQESRQTIADIIHKKDHRMLVVCGPCSIHDIEAAKEYAKRLKALSEQLSDQLYIVMRVYFEKPRTTVGWKGLINDPHLDGTFDIEHGLHVGRKLLVELAEMEIPLATEALDPISPQYLADTFSWAAIGARTTESQTHREMASGLSMPIGFKNGTDGNLGTAINAMQAASSSHRFMGISREGQVALLTTQGNPNGHVILRGGKQTNYDSVSVHECEQELGKSGLEAALMVDCSHANSRKDFRRQPLVAEDVIHQIREGNKSIIGLMIESHINEGNQSSDIPLNEMKYGVSITDACINWDSTEALLKHAHTELVPFLENRLKG from the coding sequence ATGCAGAAAAGTGAATTAAGCAATGTCAATATCATCGACGAACAGGTACTGATTACTCCAGAGGAGTTAAAAGCAAAACTGCCTTTGAGTGATAATGCTCGTCGTTTTATTCAAGAGTCTCGTCAAACTATTGCAGACATTATTCATAAGAAAGATCATCGCATGCTTGTTGTATGTGGCCCATGTTCTATCCATGATATTGAAGCGGCGAAAGAGTACGCAAAACGCCTAAAAGCTTTATCTGAGCAGCTTAGCGATCAACTGTATATTGTAATGCGAGTTTACTTTGAGAAGCCTCGCACCACTGTTGGTTGGAAAGGTTTGATCAATGACCCTCACCTAGATGGCACTTTCGATATAGAGCATGGTTTGCATGTTGGTCGTAAGCTACTTGTTGAACTCGCTGAGATGGAAATTCCCTTGGCAACAGAAGCGCTAGATCCAATCAGTCCGCAATACCTAGCAGATACATTCAGCTGGGCAGCAATTGGTGCTCGTACGACGGAATCTCAAACTCACCGTGAAATGGCAAGTGGTCTTTCAATGCCAATTGGCTTTAAGAATGGTACGGATGGCAACCTAGGCACTGCAATCAATGCAATGCAGGCGGCTTCGTCTAGCCACCGTTTTATGGGTATCAGCCGTGAAGGTCAAGTTGCACTACTCACGACGCAAGGTAACCCAAATGGTCACGTGATTTTACGTGGCGGTAAGCAGACGAACTACGATTCAGTATCGGTACACGAATGTGAGCAAGAGCTGGGTAAATCTGGCTTAGAGGCGGCACTTATGGTCGACTGTAGCCATGCGAACTCTCGTAAAGATTTCCGTCGTCAACCGCTGGTGGCTGAAGATGTCATCCATCAGATTCGTGAAGGTAATAAGTCGATTATCGGCCTGATGATTGAGAGCCATATTAACGAAGGAAACCAATCTTCAGATATACCTCTCAATGAGATGAAATACGGTGTATCTATTACCGACGCGTGTATCAATTGGGATTCAACTGAGGCACTATTGAAACATGCACATACGGAATTAGTCCCGTTCTTAGAGAACCGCTTGAAAGGTTAG
- the tyrA gene encoding bifunctional chorismate mutase/prephenate dehydrogenase, with protein sequence MAVELNELRDQIDAVDKQMLDLLAQRLALVEKVGEVKSEHGLPIYVPEREAAMLASRRQEAEKIGVPPQLIEDILRRTMRESYASEKDSGFKCLNPELRSVVIVGGNGQLGGLFGRMFKLSGYEVKILGSQDWDKADEILDNAGLVVVTVPIHLTEGVIAKLGNLPSDCILCDLTSIKSKPLQAMLDMHQGPVVGLHPMFGPDVPSLAKQVIVYSDGRSSESYQWLLNQFGIWGASLCQMDAAEHDHGMTLIQALRHFTSFAYGLHLSKENPNIDQLLKLSSPIYRLEIAMVGRLFAQDPNLYGDIILSSDENIEMIRRFHSCFGEALEILDGKDKAKFVESFNQVSDWFGGYSQQFLQESQSLLKQAHDSIHRG encoded by the coding sequence ATGGCCGTTGAACTGAACGAATTACGCGACCAAATCGATGCTGTCGATAAACAAATGTTGGATTTACTGGCTCAACGACTGGCTCTAGTAGAGAAAGTCGGTGAAGTAAAAAGTGAACATGGTTTACCTATTTATGTACCGGAACGTGAAGCCGCGATGTTGGCATCTCGTCGTCAAGAAGCCGAGAAAATAGGAGTTCCACCACAGTTAATCGAAGATATTTTGCGTCGTACGATGCGTGAGTCTTATGCCAGTGAGAAAGATTCTGGCTTTAAGTGTCTTAACCCAGAGTTACGTTCAGTGGTTATCGTTGGTGGTAACGGTCAACTTGGTGGCTTGTTTGGCCGTATGTTCAAGCTTTCTGGTTACGAAGTGAAAATCCTTGGCAGCCAAGATTGGGATAAAGCCGATGAGATCTTAGATAATGCTGGCCTTGTTGTTGTTACGGTTCCAATTCACCTAACTGAAGGTGTGATTGCGAAACTAGGTAATCTACCAAGTGATTGTATTCTTTGTGATTTGACGTCGATAAAATCAAAGCCTCTACAAGCTATGTTAGACATGCACCAAGGCCCTGTGGTTGGATTACACCCAATGTTTGGTCCTGATGTTCCAAGCCTTGCGAAACAAGTGATTGTTTACAGTGATGGGCGTAGTTCTGAAAGCTATCAATGGTTGCTGAATCAATTTGGTATTTGGGGCGCGAGCCTTTGCCAGATGGATGCTGCGGAACACGATCACGGCATGACTCTGATTCAAGCTCTTCGTCACTTCACCTCTTTTGCTTACGGCTTGCACCTAAGTAAAGAGAACCCGAACATTGATCAGCTTCTGAAGTTAAGCTCGCCAATCTACCGACTTGAGATTGCGATGGTTGGTCGTCTGTTTGCTCAAGACCCGAACTTGTACGGTGATATCATTCTTTCTTCAGATGAGAACATTGAGATGATTCGACGTTTCCATAGCTGTTTCGGCGAAGCTCTAGAGATCTTAGATGGCAAAGATAAAGCTAAGTTTGTGGAGAGCTTTAATCAAGTCAGTGATTGGTTTGGTGGCTATTCACAACAATTCTTGCAAGAGAGCCAAAGTCTTCTAAAACAAGCACATGACTCGATTCATCGTGGTTAA
- the nagZ gene encoding beta-N-acetylhexosaminidase, producing MGPLWVDVAGYELTAEDREILEHPTVGGLILFARNYHDSKQLSALNKEIRKVAKRPILIGVDQEGGRVQRFRDGFSIIPAAQEFATKNNGEQLAEQAGWLMAAELIAHDIDLSFAPVLDKGHACKAIGSRAFGEGIDTIVRHSSAFIKGMKSVGMATTGKHFPGHGGVIADSHLETPYDPRDDIFETDMAIFKAQIEAGILDAMMPAHVVFSHYDDQPASGSKYWLQKVLKQQLGFKGLVFSDDLTMEGAAIMGGPADRAKAALNAGCDMVLMCNKRDAQIEALDHLAIQEVSLANSLLKKHSFDLSTLHSDSRWKEASEQIKRMLNAG from the coding sequence ATGGGACCGTTGTGGGTAGATGTCGCGGGCTACGAACTGACAGCTGAAGACAGAGAAATTTTAGAGCACCCAACCGTTGGTGGTCTCATCTTATTCGCTCGAAACTACCACGATAGCAAACAGCTTTCGGCGTTAAACAAAGAGATCCGCAAGGTAGCGAAACGTCCTATTTTGATTGGCGTTGACCAAGAAGGTGGCCGAGTTCAGCGCTTCCGCGACGGCTTTTCAATTATCCCTGCTGCTCAGGAATTTGCGACCAAGAATAATGGTGAGCAATTAGCAGAACAAGCGGGTTGGTTGATGGCGGCGGAGTTGATTGCCCATGATATCGATTTGAGTTTTGCGCCAGTATTAGATAAAGGCCATGCTTGTAAAGCGATTGGTAGCCGAGCATTTGGTGAAGGTATTGATACCATCGTTCGCCACAGTAGTGCTTTTATTAAAGGCATGAAATCGGTTGGAATGGCGACAACAGGAAAGCACTTCCCAGGACACGGCGGTGTAATTGCTGACTCTCACTTAGAAACGCCTTACGATCCTAGAGATGATATCTTTGAAACCGACATGGCAATTTTCAAGGCGCAAATTGAAGCCGGAATATTGGATGCCATGATGCCAGCACACGTGGTTTTCTCTCACTATGATGATCAACCTGCGAGTGGTTCAAAGTATTGGCTGCAGAAAGTCTTGAAGCAGCAGCTTGGGTTCAAAGGTTTAGTTTTCTCTGATGATTTAACGATGGAAGGCGCCGCCATTATGGGCGGACCAGCAGACAGAGCGAAAGCGGCCTTGAATGCGGGCTGTGACATGGTGTTGATGTGTAATAAGCGAGATGCACAAATTGAGGCTCTTGATCATTTAGCGATTCAAGAGGTGTCTTTAGCCAACTCATTGCTTAAAAAGCACAGCTTTGATTTATCGACGCTTCACTCGGATAGTCGATGGAAAGAGGCCTCAGAGCAAATTAAGCGAATGTTAAACGCTGGGTAA
- a CDS encoding sensor histidine kinase, with protein sequence MELILSLLQQTCVYLVIAYMLSKTPLILPLLSISSRLSHKVSCYVLFSLFCIMGTYFGLQINDAIANTRAMGAVMGGLFGGPVVGFAVGFTGGIHRYSLGGFTDLACAISTTAEGLIGGFLHVYLVRKNKASQLFNPMVVFSVTLFAEIIQMLILLAVAKPFEQSYALVSDIAAPMIIANSVGAALFMSIIQDRKTIFEKYSATFSRRALTIAERSVGILHGGFNSDNAQKIVRIVYEETNVGAVAITDREKILAFVGIGDEHHIPNTPISSQSTLTSMEQNDIIYLDGKENPYQCSLSQDCKLGSALIIPLRAGNEVVGTIKLYEPKLKLFSTINMSMGEGIAQLLSSQILFSNYQQQQTLLTQAEIKLLHAQVNPHFLFNALNTISAVTRRDPDKARELIQHLSHFFRSNLKQNINTVKLKDELAHVNAYLTIEKARFTDRLEVEWDIDPQLYESQLPSFTLQPLVENAIKHGISNMLEGGKVKIYSEAFEGGFKLIVEDNAGNYQKPSQDHVGLGMEIVDKRLTNFFGQDSTLKIESQPQQFTRMSFIIPILK encoded by the coding sequence ATGGAACTCATTCTCTCTCTGCTGCAACAAACCTGTGTCTACTTAGTGATTGCTTACATGCTAAGTAAGACCCCACTGATTCTCCCGTTATTGAGCATATCTTCGCGCTTAAGTCATAAAGTCAGCTGTTACGTTCTGTTTTCCCTGTTCTGTATTATGGGCACCTATTTTGGGCTGCAGATTAATGACGCCATCGCCAACACACGTGCGATGGGTGCGGTAATGGGTGGTTTGTTTGGCGGCCCTGTAGTCGGCTTTGCCGTCGGATTTACCGGTGGTATCCATCGTTATTCATTAGGCGGCTTCACAGACTTAGCTTGTGCCATTTCAACCACGGCAGAAGGCTTGATTGGCGGCTTTTTACACGTTTACTTAGTCAGAAAAAACAAAGCCAGCCAGCTGTTTAATCCGATGGTGGTGTTCTCGGTGACCCTGTTTGCAGAGATTATTCAGATGCTGATTCTACTGGCGGTCGCTAAACCCTTCGAACAATCCTACGCTCTGGTTTCTGATATTGCAGCGCCAATGATCATTGCAAACTCAGTCGGTGCAGCACTGTTTATGAGCATCATCCAAGATCGGAAAACCATCTTCGAGAAGTACTCAGCTACCTTCTCACGCCGCGCATTAACCATCGCCGAACGTTCGGTGGGTATTTTGCATGGCGGCTTCAATTCCGATAACGCACAAAAAATCGTCCGTATCGTTTACGAAGAGACCAATGTTGGGGCGGTAGCGATTACCGACCGGGAAAAAATTCTCGCGTTCGTCGGCATTGGGGATGAACACCATATTCCCAATACACCTATTTCATCGCAAAGCACACTCACTTCGATGGAACAGAACGACATCATCTACCTCGATGGGAAAGAGAACCCGTATCAATGCTCTCTTTCACAAGATTGTAAATTAGGCTCGGCTCTGATTATCCCACTCCGCGCAGGTAATGAAGTGGTCGGCACCATTAAACTGTATGAGCCAAAGCTGAAACTATTCTCGACCATCAATATGTCGATGGGTGAAGGTATCGCTCAGCTATTGTCGAGCCAGATCCTGTTTAGTAATTATCAACAACAGCAAACGCTGCTCACCCAAGCGGAAATCAAACTGCTGCATGCACAGGTGAACCCACACTTCCTATTTAATGCACTTAACACCATCAGTGCCGTTACACGTCGTGACCCTGATAAAGCACGGGAACTCATTCAGCATCTCTCTCACTTCTTTAGAAGTAATCTGAAACAGAACATCAATACCGTGAAACTCAAAGACGAACTGGCGCACGTCAATGCGTACCTAACTATTGAAAAAGCACGTTTTACTGACCGATTAGAAGTCGAATGGGATATCGACCCACAACTGTATGAGTCGCAGCTGCCAAGCTTTACCCTACAACCGCTAGTAGAAAATGCCATCAAACATGGGATTTCTAACATGCTGGAAGGCGGCAAAGTGAAGATCTATAGCGAGGCTTTCGAGGGTGGATTCAAGCTGATCGTTGAAGATAATGCTGGTAATTATCAGAAGCCATCCCAAGATCACGTTGGATTAGGTATGGAGATTGTTGATAAACGACTCACTAATTTCTTTGGACAAGATTCAACACTAAAAATAGAATCTCAACCACAGCAATTTACTCGAATGAGCTTTATCATACCTATACTGAAATAA
- a CDS encoding M23 family metallopeptidase: MSKKVSITIPLTQGDQTFYFGRKAVLLCTTAIFSVPLLIGVAAYMHFEGKQELALQADDAQQLIETLIVEKEQTDFLYAEQVETNHSLSQALTEKEGTIQLLGKRVFDVESVLGLTDEEPLTDDISLEDRIDAAAVDSAVRATMFRLIPNDSPMAYQRISSSYGRRSNPITGKRHVHTGIDLTCKRGEDIVAPADGVIETVRPSKKGFGNFITMRHSFGFMSSYAHLQKFKVRSGQFVSKGDVIASCGNSGNSTGPHLHYEVRFLGRSLNPQYLMDWTPENFNYVFEKEKKVKWGPLVQLIANVVRLQINLTNVPYISSTIDTVSSEDSKKPITTN; encoded by the coding sequence ATGTCTAAAAAAGTTTCCATTACAATCCCCTTAACCCAAGGGGATCAGACGTTTTATTTCGGTCGAAAAGCCGTACTACTATGTACTACCGCAATTTTTTCAGTGCCTCTATTGATTGGCGTAGCTGCATACATGCACTTTGAAGGCAAACAAGAACTCGCCCTACAAGCCGATGATGCACAACAATTGATTGAAACACTGATTGTTGAAAAAGAACAAACCGACTTTCTTTACGCTGAGCAGGTAGAAACCAATCACTCACTGTCTCAAGCATTAACCGAGAAAGAAGGCACTATTCAGTTACTTGGTAAGCGTGTATTTGATGTGGAATCAGTGCTTGGCCTGACCGATGAAGAGCCGCTTACTGATGACATCTCTTTAGAAGACCGAATTGATGCAGCTGCAGTAGATTCGGCAGTCAGAGCCACAATGTTTCGTTTGATTCCAAATGACAGCCCTATGGCTTATCAACGCATATCATCCTCTTATGGTCGTCGCTCTAACCCTATAACAGGTAAACGCCACGTTCATACTGGTATCGACCTAACGTGTAAGCGTGGTGAAGATATAGTAGCGCCAGCAGATGGCGTAATTGAAACCGTGCGTCCAAGTAAGAAAGGCTTCGGTAACTTTATAACTATGCGTCACTCGTTCGGTTTCATGAGCTCTTATGCGCACCTACAGAAGTTCAAAGTACGTAGCGGTCAATTTGTGAGTAAAGGCGATGTGATTGCGAGCTGTGGTAACTCGGGTAACTCAACCGGCCCACACTTGCATTATGAAGTACGCTTCCTTGGTCGTTCATTGAACCCTCAATACTTGATGGATTGGACACCTGAGAACTTCAACTACGTGTTCGAGAAAGAGAAAAAGGTAAAGTGGGGTCCGCTAGTTCAACTAATTGCGAATGTAGTTCGCTTGCAGATCAACCTGACCAACGTGCCTTATATTAGCTCGACCATAGACACTGTATCCAGTGAAGATAGTAAGAAACCTATCACGACTAACTAG